From one Candidatus Binataceae bacterium genomic stretch:
- a CDS encoding MaoC family dehydratase — protein MSITSDGSYFEDFTVGDTLVHQRGRTITEADNHIFTSLVMNTAELHFNQNFVERDPKTYYEGRRVVYGGVVLAFTVGLASEDTSENAIAEVEMDNGKHTNPVFHGDTIYAESTVLEKHDSNRPDAGLVKFKLVGKKPDGTQVVEIERTVLIKRKSHFLRKA, from the coding sequence ATGAGCATTACCAGCGACGGCAGTTATTTCGAGGACTTCACGGTCGGCGACACGCTGGTCCATCAGCGCGGACGGACCATCACCGAAGCGGACAATCATATTTTCACTTCGCTGGTGATGAACACCGCCGAGCTGCATTTCAACCAGAACTTCGTCGAACGGGATCCCAAGACCTATTACGAAGGGCGACGGGTGGTATATGGCGGAGTGGTACTCGCCTTCACGGTCGGGCTCGCCTCCGAAGACACCAGCGAGAATGCGATCGCGGAAGTGGAAATGGACAACGGGAAGCATACCAATCCGGTCTTTCACGGCGACACCATCTATGCGGAGTCGACCGTATTGGAAAAGCATGATTCCAATCGACCCGACGCGGGTCTCGTTAAGTTCAAGCTCGTCGGCAAGAAGCCTGACGGTACCCAGGTCGTGGAAATCGAGCGGACCGTTCTTATCAAGCGAAAATCGCACTTTCTGAGGAAGGCCTGA
- the ccrA gene encoding crotonyl-CoA carboxylase/reductase yields MSYKEIYDIGELPPIGHVPKRMYGQLIRADRFGHPTQAFQTEKVDVPKIKPDEVLVYVMAAGINYNNVWAALGSPIDVIAARKKAKYDHSDFHIGGSDASGIVYATGSEVHNVKVGDRVVIHCGVWDKDCPSVRNGDDPMYDPSFKIWGYETNWGSFAQFTKVQAHQCMPKAKHLSWEQAAAPTLVGSTAYRMLMGWPPHTVRQGDVVLIWGASGGLGSMAIQIVRAEGGIPVGVVGDDRKIEFCKKLGAKGCINRKHFKHWGMLPHWKDDASFGKWTSEARNFGKALWDVVGERKSPRLVFEFPGEDTIPTSVFVCDTGGMVVICAGHTGYNATIDLRYLWMRQKRLQGSHFANDEQSYAFNQLVIDGKIDPCLGKTFKFEEIGLCHQLMLENRAPEGNMAALIGATKAGLKDL; encoded by the coding sequence ATGAGCTACAAGGAAATTTACGACATCGGCGAACTTCCCCCCATCGGGCACGTGCCCAAGCGCATGTACGGTCAGCTGATTCGCGCGGATCGCTTCGGGCATCCGACCCAGGCTTTCCAAACCGAGAAGGTTGATGTGCCGAAGATCAAGCCGGACGAGGTCCTGGTTTACGTGATGGCCGCGGGGATCAACTACAACAACGTGTGGGCGGCGCTCGGCTCTCCAATCGACGTTATCGCGGCCCGCAAAAAGGCCAAGTACGACCACTCCGACTTTCATATTGGTGGCAGCGACGCGTCGGGCATCGTCTATGCGACCGGCAGCGAGGTTCACAACGTCAAGGTCGGCGACCGGGTGGTGATTCATTGCGGCGTCTGGGACAAGGACTGCCCCTCGGTACGCAATGGCGACGATCCGATGTACGACCCCTCTTTCAAAATCTGGGGCTACGAAACGAACTGGGGTAGCTTTGCGCAATTCACCAAAGTGCAGGCGCATCAGTGTATGCCCAAGGCGAAGCATCTCAGCTGGGAGCAAGCCGCCGCCCCCACGCTGGTAGGTTCGACCGCCTATCGCATGTTGATGGGATGGCCGCCCCACACCGTTCGCCAGGGCGATGTGGTCCTTATCTGGGGTGCCTCAGGGGGGCTCGGCTCGATGGCCATCCAAATTGTCAGGGCCGAGGGTGGAATTCCGGTGGGTGTGGTCGGCGACGACCGCAAGATCGAGTTCTGCAAGAAACTTGGCGCCAAAGGCTGCATCAATCGCAAGCACTTCAAACACTGGGGCATGCTGCCGCATTGGAAAGACGACGCGTCCTTCGGCAAATGGACGAGCGAGGCGCGCAACTTCGGCAAGGCGCTCTGGGACGTAGTGGGAGAGCGCAAGAGCCCCCGACTGGTGTTCGAATTCCCGGGCGAAGATACCATCCCGACCTCAGTCTTCGTATGCGACACGGGTGGGATGGTAGTAATCTGCGCGGGCCATACCGGTTACAACGCGACGATTGACCTGCGCTACCTGTGGATGCGGCAAAAGCGGCTGCAGGGATCACATTTCGCCAACGACGAACAATCCTACGCCTTCAACCAGCTCGTCATCGACGGCAAGATCGATCCGTGTCTGGGCAAGACCTTCAAGTTCGAAGAGATAGGACTCTGCCATCAGCTGATGCTTGAAAATCGCGCGCCCGAAGGAAATATGGCCGCGCTGATAGGGGCGACCAAGGCAGGACTGAAAGACCTGTAA
- a CDS encoding MaoC family dehydratase, with translation MAVRKIERGHYFEDFEVGHLFQHHWGRTITEGDNAFFSSVTMNFNPAYFNREYARSIGYQGVIVNHLLVMNVVFGLSVEDLSERAIAHLGYEKLKYLATVYPGDTLTSESLVLEKRDTSRPDRGVVRFRTSGYNQRGEKVLEYERPVLIRKRNVRAG, from the coding sequence ATGGCGGTACGCAAAATCGAGCGGGGCCACTACTTCGAGGATTTCGAGGTTGGGCACCTGTTCCAACACCACTGGGGGCGTACGATTACTGAAGGCGACAACGCGTTCTTCTCGTCGGTCACCATGAATTTCAACCCCGCGTATTTCAATCGCGAGTACGCGCGCTCGATCGGCTACCAGGGCGTGATTGTCAATCACCTGCTGGTGATGAACGTGGTGTTCGGGCTTTCGGTGGAAGACCTCAGCGAGCGCGCGATCGCCCACCTCGGCTACGAAAAGCTCAAGTACCTGGCAACCGTGTATCCGGGCGACACGCTCACGAGCGAGTCGCTGGTGCTCGAAAAGCGCGACACCTCGCGTCCCGACCGCGGGGTAGTGAGGTTCCGCACCAGCGGCTACAACCAACGCGGCGAAAAGGTACTCGAGTACGAGCGCCCGGTGCTTATTCGCAAGCGCAACGTCAGGGCAGGGTGA
- a CDS encoding FAD-linked oxidase C-terminal domain-containing protein, with translation MSSSASIVSELKRSIEGEVRFDKGTLTVYSTDASNYRQIPIGVIAPRHDGDVATALRIARENALPILARGGGTSLAGQATNAALVLDFSKFMNRIVTLDVQRRTALVEPGVVQSHLNDALASSDLFFAPDPATKDRCTIGGMVGNNSCGSHSAAYGKTVDNVEAIEAMLYDGTRLTLTGPMTEAKLQAQMAKPGREAELLRALKGLRERTAESVRAHFPNIPRRVSGYNLDELLPERGFNLARALVGSEGTCAVTLRATLRLVARPRSVTLVVLGFDDVYAAADQTSWLLRHRPEALEGFDQNLPDFARIKGMPGVRFLPEGRAFLIVELGADSAAEAYERAARLADDAGKIRECSGTKILSDGAAQTAVWRLRESGLGAGAYIPGRPRTWPGAEDAAVPPERLGAYLRRFNQLLTSHSLTAATYYGHFGEGCVHARISFDLGSREGVGVFRRTMEQIAELVVEFGGSLSGEHGDGIARSELLRVMYPNDLIDAFREFKRAFDPDFRMNPGVIVDPHPLDSHLKLAANYSPLRVPTHFDFSSEGGLAGAALKCVGLGKCRKTDTGTMCPSYMATRDEKHSTRGRARLLFEALTGDLLEGGFVDLAVKEALDLCLSCKGCLSECPAAVDMAAYRAEFFAQYWARNRRPLKAQFFGRLHDFARVASFAPGLANFLAHAPLVRSVAKSALGVHGARELPRFAHQDFGAWFKGRQRISSSADRQVLLFPDTFNRFFEPAVAAAAVEVLERAGCEVSIPARDVCCGRPLYDQGMLDRAKRVLAGALELLAPLAQRGVAIVGLEPSCILTFRDELPKLFPHDARAEALAGRAMLLEEYLTLEAPDFAPGAIHGRAVLHGHCHQKAIAGLDSEVKLLSRVEGLQVEVLDSGCCGMAGAFGYDRENYQLSAKIGERVLIPKLRASGPDTIIIADGFSCRLQIRHFCPDRNPLHIAQVLAGLSGPRNAGPPEP, from the coding sequence ATGAGTTCGTCCGCCTCCATTGTGAGTGAACTTAAGCGCTCAATCGAAGGGGAGGTGCGCTTCGACAAGGGCACCCTGACGGTTTATTCCACCGACGCCTCCAACTATCGGCAAATTCCGATTGGCGTAATCGCACCACGGCACGATGGCGACGTGGCGACCGCGCTTCGCATCGCCCGCGAAAACGCACTGCCGATTCTCGCACGCGGAGGCGGAACCAGCCTCGCCGGCCAGGCAACCAACGCGGCGCTGGTGCTCGATTTTTCAAAATTCATGAATCGCATCGTCACCCTCGACGTCCAGCGTCGTACCGCGCTGGTCGAGCCGGGGGTAGTGCAAAGTCATCTCAACGACGCGCTGGCCTCGTCGGACCTGTTCTTCGCGCCCGATCCGGCGACCAAGGATCGCTGCACCATCGGCGGGATGGTGGGCAACAATTCGTGCGGTTCGCATTCCGCCGCCTACGGCAAGACGGTCGACAACGTGGAGGCCATCGAGGCGATGCTGTACGACGGGACCCGCTTGACTCTGACCGGCCCGATGACCGAGGCGAAGCTTCAAGCACAGATGGCCAAGCCCGGCCGAGAGGCCGAGTTGCTCCGCGCGCTCAAGGGTCTTCGCGAACGAACCGCAGAATCGGTTCGCGCCCATTTTCCGAACATCCCCAGGCGTGTCTCCGGCTACAATCTCGATGAACTCCTGCCCGAGCGCGGATTCAATCTGGCGCGTGCCCTGGTCGGCAGCGAGGGTACCTGCGCGGTCACTCTTCGCGCCACACTGCGCCTGGTTGCGCGTCCCAGGTCCGTCACGCTGGTCGTGCTCGGGTTCGACGACGTGTACGCGGCCGCGGACCAGACCTCCTGGCTCCTGCGCCATCGACCCGAAGCACTGGAAGGGTTCGACCAAAACCTCCCCGACTTCGCACGTATCAAAGGAATGCCGGGGGTGCGATTCCTGCCCGAGGGCCGCGCGTTTCTAATTGTCGAGCTTGGGGCAGATTCCGCGGCCGAAGCCTACGAGCGGGCCGCACGGCTCGCCGACGACGCCGGGAAAATTCGGGAATGCTCGGGCACAAAAATCCTGTCCGATGGAGCCGCCCAGACCGCGGTCTGGCGGCTGCGCGAATCGGGTCTTGGGGCAGGGGCTTATATTCCCGGCCGACCGCGAACCTGGCCCGGGGCAGAGGATGCCGCCGTCCCGCCGGAGCGGCTGGGCGCGTATCTGCGGCGGTTCAACCAGCTACTAACCAGCCATTCGCTCACGGCGGCCACCTACTATGGACACTTCGGCGAAGGCTGTGTTCACGCGCGAATCAGTTTTGACCTCGGCTCCCGCGAGGGGGTGGGAGTGTTTCGTCGCACGATGGAACAAATCGCGGAGCTGGTCGTGGAGTTTGGCGGCTCGCTGTCGGGGGAGCATGGCGACGGGATTGCGCGTTCCGAGCTGCTCCGGGTGATGTATCCGAACGACCTGATCGATGCCTTCCGCGAATTCAAACGCGCTTTTGATCCCGACTTCCGGATGAATCCCGGCGTGATCGTGGATCCTCACCCCCTCGACTCTCATCTCAAGCTCGCCGCCAACTATTCACCGCTCCGGGTGCCGACCCATTTTGACTTTTCGTCGGAAGGCGGGCTGGCCGGCGCAGCGCTCAAATGCGTGGGGCTCGGCAAGTGTCGGAAAACCGATACCGGCACGATGTGCCCGTCCTACATGGCAACTCGCGATGAGAAACACTCAACCCGCGGGCGCGCCCGGCTGCTGTTCGAAGCGCTGACCGGCGACCTCCTGGAAGGCGGGTTCGTGGATCTGGCGGTCAAGGAAGCGCTGGACCTTTGCCTCTCTTGCAAGGGATGCCTGAGCGAATGCCCGGCGGCGGTCGACATGGCGGCATATCGCGCCGAATTTTTCGCGCAGTACTGGGCGCGAAATAGACGCCCCCTCAAGGCGCAGTTTTTTGGGCGCCTGCACGATTTCGCACGGGTCGCATCATTTGCGCCCGGCCTGGCGAATTTCCTCGCTCACGCCCCGCTGGTTCGGTCGGTGGCGAAGAGCGCGCTGGGAGTTCATGGCGCCCGCGAGTTGCCGCGTTTTGCTCATCAGGATTTCGGCGCATGGTTCAAGGGCCGACAGCGAATCTCAAGCTCCGCGGACCGTCAGGTGCTGTTGTTTCCCGATACCTTCAACCGTTTTTTCGAACCCGCAGTTGCGGCGGCCGCGGTCGAAGTGCTCGAACGAGCCGGTTGTGAAGTATCGATTCCCGCGCGCGACGTGTGCTGCGGCCGTCCGCTCTATGATCAGGGAATGCTCGATCGCGCCAAACGGGTTCTCGCGGGCGCGCTTGAGCTGCTCGCCCCCCTGGCACAGCGAGGGGTCGCAATCGTGGGACTTGAGCCGAGCTGCATCCTGACCTTCCGCGACGAACTGCCCAAGTTGTTCCCACACGACGCGCGGGCTGAAGCTCTGGCCGGTCGTGCGATGCTGCTCGAGGAATACCTCACGCTTGAGGCGCCTGATTTCGCTCCCGGGGCAATCCACGGACGGGCAGTCCTGCATGGCCATTGCCATCAAAAAGCCATCGCCGGTCTGGATAGCGAAGTGAAACTGCTGTCGCGGGTCGAGGGATTGCAGGTCGAGGTGCTCGACTCAGGATGTTGTGGAATGGCGGGTGCCTTCGGTTATGACCGGGAGAACTACCAGCTGTCAGCAAAGATCGGTGAGCGGGTTCTGATCCCAAAATTGCGAGCAAGCGGGCCCGACACGATAATCATTGCCGACGGGTTTTCCTGTCGCTTGCAAATTCGCCACTTCTGCCCCGATCGGAACCCGCTTCATATTGCGCAAGTGCTCGCGGGGCTTTCCGGACCGAGGAACGCGGGACCACCTGAGCCGTGA
- a CDS encoding tetratricopeptide repeat protein, whose product MALSSNPAPVPQPTGLKRYSTLPPSLRATPTDGVVKFFQWRVSLDPTSYFDYDRFGTAYMQKARETGEITYYQLAEQALEKSLLLESTHPEAASATAHLADVYFAEHRFSDAIRWARQALSFKTGDVSEYATIGDCMMNLGDYDGARVAFANLMPSISRPYMGPALTYLRESRLAALDFAEGRALQSIRRMENAIAAARSAGMRAENIAWTEYMLGNEYFRVGQVAKAEKSYTGSLKDYPAYHRSLAGLAELRASQGHFDESIRLYQQAISVIPMPVYVAELGDVYAKTGRTEDAKKAYDLVEYIARLSTLSQSVFNRELALFYADHDLKLDKAVTLAHNELAAREDVYTWDTLAFALYKNGRDQEAAAADVNALRLGTRDPLLFFHAGMIAHARGDDRRARQYLQRALALNPHFHVFYADQAGQILDSIGPQPTELLRRDRPREAANRHQ is encoded by the coding sequence TTGGCTCTCAGCTCGAATCCTGCACCCGTCCCACAGCCGACCGGCCTCAAGCGGTACTCGACTCTGCCACCGAGCCTCCGCGCAACTCCTACCGACGGCGTGGTCAAGTTCTTTCAGTGGCGGGTGTCGCTCGATCCCACCAGTTACTTCGATTACGACCGGTTCGGAACGGCCTATATGCAGAAAGCGCGTGAAACCGGTGAGATCACGTACTATCAACTTGCCGAACAAGCGCTTGAGAAATCCCTGCTCCTCGAATCAACCCATCCAGAGGCTGCTTCCGCCACTGCCCACCTTGCCGATGTCTATTTCGCGGAGCACCGATTTTCAGACGCGATTAGATGGGCGCGCCAGGCGCTCAGCTTTAAGACCGGTGACGTTTCTGAATACGCGACCATCGGTGACTGCATGATGAATCTGGGCGATTACGACGGAGCCCGCGTCGCTTTTGCTAACTTGATGCCCTCGATTTCCAGACCATATATGGGTCCCGCTCTCACCTACCTGCGCGAGAGCCGCCTTGCCGCGCTGGATTTTGCCGAAGGACGCGCGCTCCAATCGATTCGCCGCATGGAGAACGCTATCGCTGCGGCACGTTCGGCTGGCATGCGTGCCGAGAACATCGCGTGGACGGAATACATGCTCGGCAACGAGTACTTCCGCGTCGGGCAAGTCGCGAAGGCGGAAAAGTCGTACACCGGATCGCTAAAAGACTACCCTGCCTACCATCGGTCTCTCGCGGGACTCGCTGAGCTGCGAGCCTCGCAGGGACATTTCGACGAATCGATTCGACTTTACCAGCAAGCAATCAGTGTCATACCGATGCCGGTCTACGTCGCCGAACTAGGCGACGTTTACGCGAAGACCGGGCGTACCGAAGACGCGAAGAAAGCGTATGATCTGGTCGAATATATCGCGCGGCTCAGTACCCTGAGCCAATCAGTCTTCAATCGGGAACTTGCACTTTTTTACGCCGATCACGACCTAAAACTGGACAAGGCGGTCACGCTCGCCCACAACGAGCTGGCGGCACGCGAGGATGTCTATACTTGGGACACGCTCGCTTTTGCACTTTACAAGAATGGCCGGGATCAGGAGGCTGCCGCGGCAGATGTCAACGCGCTGCGCCTTGGAACGCGGGATCCGTTGCTATTCTTTCATGCCGGGATGATTGCGCACGCGCGCGGAGACGATCGAAGAGCGCGCCAGTACCTGCAGCGAGCGCTTGCTTTGAACCCTCATTTCCACGTTTTTTATGCAGACCAGGCTGGTCAGATACTTGATTCGATCGGTCCGCAACCAACTGAGCTTCTGCGGCGCGATCGCCCTCGCGAGGCAGCTAATAGACATCAATAG
- a CDS encoding LLM class flavin-dependent oxidoreductase encodes MMKLGVTIPFDPFFSHQHFPELVRTADRCGYTEGWSYESYTTDAFSPISAAAMLSSKMRFGTAIVPVFSRPPALIAMSAITAQLITGGRFVLGLGISTPNIMQGWMGVPFRKPVTLMRETVETLRAIFRREKVTLHGKMVNIDGFRLDVPFDTPPPIYVGAQGSQMLRVAGEIGDGVIVNFVTPETLSATLDETREGRRAAGKDPATLDVACRIICAVDEDEETVRAMFRRSLTAYVTVPQYNKFFREIGYEKEAGIAFEAWNAGERKKALESIPDGMVEKIFVFGSPAQCARRLKDFERAGVTTSALQFSSFAKTPEERRGRLLKAIENLAHAWRAA; translated from the coding sequence ATGATGAAGCTTGGCGTTACCATTCCGTTCGACCCGTTTTTCTCCCACCAACACTTCCCGGAACTCGTGCGCACCGCCGACCGCTGCGGCTACACGGAGGGCTGGTCTTACGAGTCGTATACTACGGACGCCTTCTCGCCGATCAGCGCTGCGGCGATGCTGTCCTCAAAGATGCGCTTCGGCACGGCGATCGTTCCGGTTTTTAGCCGTCCGCCCGCCCTGATCGCCATGTCCGCCATTACCGCCCAGCTCATTACCGGCGGCCGTTTCGTGCTCGGCCTCGGCATCTCGACTCCCAATATCATGCAGGGATGGATGGGCGTCCCGTTTCGCAAACCCGTCACGCTGATGCGTGAAACCGTCGAGACACTGCGCGCGATTTTTCGCCGCGAAAAAGTCACGCTCCATGGCAAAATGGTCAATATCGACGGCTTCCGCCTCGACGTGCCCTTCGACACTCCGCCGCCGATCTACGTCGGGGCGCAAGGATCGCAGATGCTGCGCGTCGCGGGAGAAATCGGCGACGGAGTCATCGTCAATTTTGTCACTCCGGAAACCTTGTCGGCGACGCTTGACGAAACGCGCGAAGGTCGACGCGCAGCCGGCAAGGATCCCGCCACGCTGGATGTAGCTTGCCGGATCATCTGCGCGGTCGATGAAGATGAGGAAACGGTACGCGCAATGTTCCGCCGCTCGCTCACCGCATACGTTACCGTCCCGCAATACAACAAGTTCTTCCGCGAGATCGGCTACGAAAAAGAAGCCGGTATCGCATTCGAGGCGTGGAACGCCGGCGAGCGGAAAAAAGCTCTCGAGTCGATTCCCGATGGGATGGTCGAGAAGATCTTCGTCTTCGGCAGCCCCGCGCAGTGCGCCCGGCGACTCAAGGACTTCGAACGAGCGGGCGTCACCACCAGTGCTCTGCAGTTCTCATCCTTTGCGAAAACCCCGGAGGAACGCCGCGGCCGGCTCCTGAAAGCGATCGAGAACCTCGCCCACGCCTGGCGTGCGGCCTAG
- a CDS encoding CoA ester lyase: MYVLDNGTRFVIPRTEMTYPGHSLKLHQNAADPVKAPVDHVMADFEDACPYEFKGEKSRKTMVEALTTLDFGKKIVTVRPNNIHSPFFKGDMEAIMLGAPNRFHGIMLPKTRGPEEIKQVSQLLDDLEKRGGWKYRVQIESLIETPHALVHAYAIATASDRMCGLVFGIADFAANLGIREIVEDQHINFNYSKQAVVVAAKAAGLHAVDNVFIRIWRNTDTPERIEQLKRQLRAKNVASANLGMDGTWVIHPQQAEIANACFTPSAEQIEEARRVVALYHEKGGGSMADPKTGEMIDEATIKIALMDLAKGAQAGLVSDAELRDWSQKSKAITGYDILELMRRVA, encoded by the coding sequence ATGTACGTTCTCGACAACGGTACTCGTTTCGTCATCCCCCGCACCGAGATGACCTATCCCGGTCACAGCTTGAAGCTTCATCAGAACGCGGCCGACCCGGTGAAGGCTCCGGTCGACCATGTGATGGCGGACTTCGAAGATGCGTGCCCGTACGAGTTTAAGGGCGAAAAGAGCCGCAAGACCATGGTCGAGGCGCTCACCACGCTCGATTTTGGCAAGAAGATCGTCACCGTGCGTCCCAACAACATCCACTCACCCTTCTTCAAGGGCGACATGGAGGCGATCATGCTGGGAGCGCCCAACCGCTTTCACGGGATCATGCTGCCCAAGACGCGCGGCCCCGAGGAAATCAAGCAGGTCTCCCAACTGCTGGACGATTTGGAAAAGCGCGGCGGGTGGAAATATCGCGTGCAGATCGAGTCTCTGATCGAAACCCCGCACGCGCTGGTACACGCCTACGCCATCGCAACGGCTTCCGACCGCATGTGCGGGCTGGTATTCGGAATCGCTGACTTTGCCGCCAATCTCGGCATCCGCGAAATCGTCGAGGATCAACACATCAACTTCAACTATTCCAAGCAGGCGGTAGTGGTAGCCGCGAAGGCCGCTGGATTGCACGCGGTGGACAACGTTTTCATCCGTATCTGGAGGAACACCGACACGCCCGAACGCATCGAGCAGCTCAAGCGGCAACTGCGCGCCAAAAATGTCGCCTCGGCCAACCTGGGCATGGACGGCACCTGGGTCATCCATCCGCAGCAGGCCGAGATCGCCAACGCCTGCTTCACGCCAAGCGCAGAGCAAATCGAAGAAGCGCGCCGCGTGGTGGCCCTTTATCATGAGAAGGGCGGCGGTTCGATGGCGGATCCCAAGACCGGCGAGATGATCGACGAGGCAACCATCAAGATCGCACTGATGGACTTGGCCAAGGGTGCCCAGGCGGGTCTGGTGTCGGATGCGGAACTCAGAGACTGGTCGCAGAAGAGCAAGGCCATCACCGGCTACGATATCCTGGAGCTGATGCGCCGCGTTGCTTGA
- a CDS encoding acyl-CoA dehydrogenase family protein has product MALVTPEHEEIRRSVRDFVEAEVKPIANDLDRENKEIPEQILKKMAELGYFGVIFPAEEGGLGLDYIAMAIVTEELSRGWLSVGSVMTRNIITGTLISANGTAEQKKRYMSKIARGDILTAAAFTEPDSGSDTASFKTRAVRKGDGYLIQGSKMWCTFANRAQMLTVMTRTDPDVSKRHRGLSLILFEKEPGDDFMPPQLTGSPIPTIGYHGMRSYALQFDEAYAPAENLIGGQEGRGFYQLMSSYEAARVQTAARAVGVAQAAFECAVKYAKQRTQFGQPIGDFQVIRHKLAHMAVEIEAGRQLCYYAASQKDTGKRSDYEAGLAKAFGAEMAERVTREAMQIHGGYGYSMEFEAQRFWRDARVLSIFEGTSEIQYEVIGRRIMEQQG; this is encoded by the coding sequence ATGGCGCTGGTTACACCAGAACACGAGGAAATTCGTCGCTCGGTTCGCGACTTCGTCGAGGCCGAAGTAAAGCCGATCGCCAACGACCTCGATCGTGAAAACAAGGAGATTCCCGAACAGATCCTCAAGAAGATGGCAGAGCTTGGCTACTTCGGCGTCATTTTTCCTGCCGAAGAAGGAGGTTTGGGCCTCGACTACATTGCCATGGCCATTGTGACCGAGGAACTGTCGCGCGGATGGCTTTCGGTCGGCTCGGTCATGACCCGCAATATCATCACCGGGACGCTCATCAGCGCGAACGGCACAGCCGAGCAGAAGAAACGGTATATGTCGAAGATCGCGCGGGGCGACATCCTGACGGCTGCGGCGTTCACCGAGCCGGATTCCGGCTCCGACACCGCGTCTTTCAAAACCCGGGCGGTGAGAAAGGGCGACGGATACCTGATCCAGGGTTCCAAGATGTGGTGCACGTTCGCGAATCGCGCACAGATGCTGACCGTGATGACGCGGACCGATCCTGATGTTTCCAAACGTCACCGCGGGCTTTCGCTGATCCTGTTCGAGAAGGAGCCCGGCGATGATTTTATGCCCCCGCAGCTGACCGGGTCGCCGATTCCGACCATCGGCTACCACGGGATGCGCAGCTACGCGCTGCAATTTGACGAGGCCTACGCGCCCGCGGAAAACCTGATCGGCGGGCAGGAGGGCAGGGGATTTTACCAGCTCATGTCCTCGTACGAGGCCGCGCGCGTGCAGACCGCGGCCCGCGCGGTGGGAGTCGCGCAGGCCGCCTTTGAGTGCGCGGTCAAATACGCCAAGCAGCGCACACAGTTTGGCCAACCGATCGGCGACTTCCAGGTCATTCGCCACAAGCTCGCGCACATGGCGGTCGAAATTGAGGCGGGGCGCCAGCTTTGTTACTACGCGGCGTCACAAAAAGATACCGGCAAACGCAGCGACTACGAGGCCGGCCTGGCCAAAGCGTTCGGCGCCGAGATGGCCGAACGCGTGACTCGTGAGGCGATGCAGATTCACGGCGGTTACGGCTATTCGATGGAGTTCGAGGCGCAGCGATTCTGGCGAGATGCGCGGGTGCTGTCGATTTTCGAAGGTACCAGCGAGATTCAGTATGAGGTGATTGGCCGCCGAATCATGGAGCAGCAGGGCTGA